One Symphalangus syndactylus isolate Jambi chromosome 9, NHGRI_mSymSyn1-v2.1_pri, whole genome shotgun sequence DNA segment encodes these proteins:
- the NOD1 gene encoding nucleotide-binding oligomerization domain-containing protein 1 isoform X5, whose amino-acid sequence MDSIMELVGFSNESLGSLDSLACLLDHTTGILNEQGETIFILGDAGVGKSMLLQRLQSLWATGRLDAGVKFFFHFRCRMFSCFKQSDRLCLQDLLFKHYCYPERDPEEVFAFLLRFPHVALFTFDGLDELHSDLDLSRVPDSSCPWEPAHPLVLLANLLSGKLLKGASKLLTARTGVEVPCQFLRKKVLLRGFSPSHLRAYARRMFPQRALQDRLLSQLEANPNLCSLCSVPLFCWIIFRCFQHFCAAFEGSPQLPDCTMTLTDVFLLVTEVHLNRMQPSSLVQRNTRSPVETLRAGRDTLCSLGQVAHRGMEKSLFVFTQEEVQATGLQEGDMQLGFLRALPELGPGGDQQSYEFFHLTLQAFFTALFLVLDDRVGTQELLRFFQEWMPPGGAATASCYPPFLPFRCLRGSVLAREDLFKNKDHFQFTNLFLCGLLSKAKQKLLRHLVPAAALRRKRKALWAHLFSSLRGYLKSLPRVQVESFNQVQAMPTFIWMLRCIYETQSQKVGQLAARGICANYLKLTYCNACSADCSALSFVLYHFSKRLALDLDNNNLNDYGVRELRPCFSRLTVLRLSVNQITDGGVKVLSEELTKYKIVTYLGLYNNQITDVGARYVTKILDECKGLTHLKLGKNKITSEGGKCLALAVKNSKSISDVGMWGNQVGDEGAKAFAEALRNHPSLTTLSLASNGVSTEGGKSLARALQQNTSLEILWLTQNELNDEVAESLAEMLKVNQTLKHLWLIQNQITAKGTAQLADALQSNTGITEICLNGNLIKPEEAKVYEDEKRIICF is encoded by the exons ATGGACAGCATCATGGAGCTGGTTGGCTTCAGCAATGAGAGCCTGGGCAGCCTGGACAGCCTGGCCTGCCTCCTCGACCACACCACCGGCATCCTCAATGAGCAGGGTGAGACCATCTTCATCCTGGGCGATGCTGGGGTGGGCAAGTCCATGCTGCTGCAGCGGCTGCAGAGCCTCTGGGCCACAGGCCGGCTAGACGCAGGGGTCAAATTCTTCTTCCACTTTCGCTGCCGCATGTTCAGCTGCTTCAAGCAAAGTGACAGGCTGTGTCTGCAGGACCTGCTCTTCAAGCACTACTGCTACCCAGAGCGGGACCCTGAGGAGGTGTTTGCCTTCCTGCTGCGCTTCCCGCATGTGGCCCTCTTCACCTTCGACGGCCTGGACGAGCTGCACTCAGACTTGGACCTGAGCCGTGTGCCTGACAGCTCCTGCCCCTGGGAGCCTGCCCACCCCCTGGTCCTGCTGGCCAACCTGCTCAGCGGGAAGCTGCTCAAGGGGGCTAGCAAGCTGCTCACAGCCCGCACAGGCGTCGAGGTCCCATGCCAGTTCCTGCGGAAGAAGGTGCTTCTCCGGGGCTTCTCCCCCAGCCACCTGCGCGCCTATGCCAGGAGGATGTTCCCCCAGCGGGCTCTGCAGGACCGCCTGCTGAGCCAGCTGGAGGCCAACCCCAACCTCTGCAGCCTGTGCTCTGTGCCCCTCTTCTGCTGGATCATCTTCCGGTGCTTCCAGCACTTCTGTGCTGCCTTTGAAGGCTCACCACAGCTGCCCGACTGCACGATGACCCTGACGGACGTCTTCCTCCTGGTCACCGAGGTCCATCTGAACAGGATGCAGCCCAGCAGCCTGGTGCAGCGGAACACACGCAGCCCAGTGGAGACCCTCCGCGCCGGCCGGGACACTCTGTGCTCGCTGGGGCAGGTGGCCCACCGGGGCATGGAGAAGAGCCTCTTTGTCTTCACCCAGGAGGAGGTGCAGGCCACCGGGCTGCAGGAGGGAGACATGCAGCTGGGCTTCCTGCGGGCTTTGCCGGAGCTGGGCCCCGGGGGTGACCAGCAGTCCTATGAGTTTTTCCACCTTACCCTCCAGGCCTTCTTTACGGCCCTCTTCCTCGTGCTGGACGACAGGGTGGGCACTCAGGAGCTGCTCAGGTTTTTCCAGGAGTGGATGCCCCCTGGGGGGGCAGCGACCGCATCCTGctatcctcccttcctcccattcCGGTGCCTGCGGGGCAGCGTTCTGGCGCGGGAAGACCTCTTCAAGAACAAGGATCACTTCCAGTTCACCAACCTCTTCCTGTGCGGGCTGTTGTCCAAAGCCAAACAGAAACTCCTGCGGCACCTGGTGCCCGCGGCAGCCCTGAGGAGGAAGCGCAAGGCCCTGTGGGCACACCTGTTTTCCAGCCTGCGGGGCTACCTGAAGAGCCTGCCCCGCGTTCAGGTTGAAAGCTTCAACCAGGTGCAGGCCATGCCCACGTTCATCTGGATGCTGCGCTGCATCTACGAGACACAGAGCCAGAAGGTGGGGCAGCTGGCGGCCAGGGGCATCTGTGCCAACTACCTCAAGCTGACCTACTGCAACGCCTGCTCTGCCGACTGCAGTGCCCTCTCCTTCGTCCTGTATCACTTCTCCAAGCGGCTGGCCCTGGACCTAGACAACAACAATCTCAACGACTATGGTGTGCGGGAGCTGCGGCCCTGCTTCAGCCGCCTCACTGTTCTCAG ACTCAGCGTAAACCAGATCACTGACGGTGGGGTAAAGGTGCTAAGCGAAGAGCTGACCAAATACAAAATTGTGACATATTTGGG TTTATACAACAACCAGATCACCGATGTCGGAGCCAGGTACGTCACCAAAATCCTGGATGAATGCAAAGGCCTCACGCATCTTAA ActgggaaaaaacaaaataacgaGTGAAGGAGGGAAGTGTCTCGCCCTGGCTGTGAAGAACAGCAAATCAATCTCTGACGTTGG GATGTGGGGCAATCAAGTTGGGGATGAAGGAGCAAAAGCCTTCGCAGAGGCTCTGCGGAACCACCCCAGCTTGACCACCCTGAG TCTTGCATCCAACGGCGTCTCCACAGAAGGAGGAAAGAGCCTGGCGAGGGCCCTGCAGCAGAACACGTCTCTAGAAATACTGTG